The Aedes albopictus strain Foshan chromosome 1, AalbF5, whole genome shotgun sequence genomic interval AATTGCGGAGTGGAAAGCGAGAGAAGAACAGAGCAAGCTGAATGCATTGGCCCCTGCATACAACCCTCCTCAGCAACCGACGGCTGCGTCTAACATGCCTCCGCACTTGCACGTCCCACTGCCAACCTTCGATGGCAATCTGGAGAACTGGTACTCCTTCAAGTGCATGTTCCAGACCATCATGGGAAGGTATCCGAACGAGTCTGCAGCTATCAAGCTGTACCATTTGAAGAACGCCCTAGTCGGAAGTGCAGCCGGAAAGATCGATCAGGATGTCATTAACAATAATGACTACTCGGCTGCCTGGAAAATGCTGGAGGATGCATATGAAGACGAACGTCTCATAATCGACACGCACATCGACGCCTTGCTGAGCCTGCCGAAGATGACGGCGGAGAACGGCGAGGAACTACGCAAGCTAATCGACACCTGCACCAAACACGTTGATGCCCTTAAAAATCGCCAATTGCCGGTTGAAGGATTAGCTGAGATGATCCTGGTCAACGTGATCGCCAAACGTCTTGACAAGGAAACGCGGAAGCTGTGGGAGTCGCAGCTATCCCAAGACGAACTTCCCGCATACGCCGAAATGATCGATTATCTACGAGAACGAGTCCGGATTTTGCAGAAGATGACAGGATACGCTGAACCACGAACTACCTTGAAGCCGAAGAACAAACCAGAACAGAAGATCCCGCAAGCCAGAAATTTCGTACAAACCAAGGAGGTGTGCCACTGCTGCAACGGTGATCATCTTATCTACAAGTGTGGTCAATTCAAGGAGCTCAACGTCAGCAGCCGGTACGCCAAGGTGAAGCAAGCTGGGCTCTGTTTTAACTGTTTGCGACGCGGTCACCGTACGGTCGACTGCAATTCCGAAAGGTCGTGTAAGAGTTGCAAGAGGAAGCACCACAGTCTGCTTCACGACGACAAGCCCGTTCAACAGTCCAGCAGTGCACCCAGCGAACAACCAGCGAAGCCCGAAGAACGACAAGAAGTAGCGGTACAGGCCGGGTCAGTAAACTGCGCCACGTCTCTGATGCTGAAACAACAAGTGCTTCTCTCAACGGCAGAGGTGCTTGTGGCCGGATCCGGTAACGTCGGTTTGCCGTGTCGTGTTCTGTTGGATTCGGGTTCTGATTCGAATCTGATCTCCGAAGCGTTTGCCAAGCGATTGAACCTGCCAATGGAAAACATCAACCTACCGATCAGCGGACTCAACAACGCTGAAACCCGAGTTAAGTTCAAGCTAACCACCAAGATCAGTTCTCGTGTCAATCCTTTCAACGCTATTTTAGATTTCCTGGTGGTGCCAACGATAACCACCAACCTACCGATGATGAAGGTCGACATCCGGTCTTGGTCCATCCCGACGAGCGTTGATTTGGCGGATCCATCATTCCACGTCCCAAAGGAGATCCAGATGATTATCGGCGCCGAGCTGTTCTTTGTCCTCGTGAAGAACGGCCGCATGAAGCTTGCAGAAGGAGCCCCAATGCTGGTGGAGACCGACCTGGGTTGGGTCGTCAGCGGACCGGTGAAAGGGCACTCGTCTGGTCCACAAGGAGGCATCTGTCAACTGAACCTACGCGAAGAACAGATCAACCATACTCTTGTCAAGTTCTGGGAACTGGAAACGGTCCAGGAAGCATCGCCACTGACGTCAAGGGAGCAAGCCATCGAGAAACACTTTGAGCAAACGCACTTTCGTGACGATACAGGCCGATTCACTGTGAGGTTGCCATTTAACGATAACAAGGGTCAACTTGGCGACTCCTTGGAAACCGCCCGAAGTCGATTTGATCGGCTACTACGATCGTTTGCCAACAAAACGAAACTCAAGCGCTATTCGGAGTTCATGACCGAATACCAAGCTCTGGGGCACATGGTCGAGGTTTTCGACAACCCCGTCGATTGTTATTTTCTACCCCATCATGCTGTGTACAAGGAGTCCAGCACAACGACAAAAATCCGTGTGGTTTTTGATGCTTCGGCGAAGACCTCGTCCGGTCTTTCGTTGAACGACGCCCTGGACGTAGGGCCAACGGTGCAGAAGGACCTGATCACGATTCTCTTGCGATTTTGCTGCTTTCCGGTCGTATTAACTGCAGACATCCCGAAGATGTACCGCCAGGTACAAATCCATAAGGACGATCGGAAATATCAACGGATCCTTTGGCTCACCTCGACAAATGAAGTTGGAACGTTTGAGCTGACAACTGTTACGTACGGTTGTTCCAGCGCGCCCTACTTGGCTACGCGCGCTCTGATGCAGTTGGCGAAGGACGAAGCATCGGACTTGCCGGTCGCGGCGAAGGTGGTCGAAGAAAACAGCTATATTGACGATTTTCTCACCGGAGGAAATACTACTGAAGAAGTGATCGAAATCTACGAGCAGCTGACGGAGATGCTGCGACGAGGTGGATTTGGAGTCCACAAATTCTGTTCCAACAGCGAAGTCGTTCGGAGTAGCATTCCGACCGAGCTACAGGAATCGCAAGTCAAGTTCGAAGATGCCGATATTAACAACGCGATAAAGACACTAGGTCTCATCTGGAATCAACACGAGGATTATTTCCGGTTCAACGTTGCGCCGCTTGACGAGAAGGTTCCGACCAAAAGAAGTGTTCTCTCTGCAGTTGGTCTCCTTTTCGATCCGTGTGGTTACCTCGGCCCGGTCATCACAACAGCGAAGATGCTAATGCAGGACTTGTGGCGGCTGAAATTGAAATGGGATGATGAATTACCGGAAGAACCAAGGAAAATGTGGATCGACTTCCGCAGACAGCTACCACTTGTGAACACTTTGCAGAAAAAACGATGCGTTGTCAGGAGCGACGCAAAACAAATCGAACTTCACGGGTTCGCAGACGCGTCACTACGCGCATACGGGGCAGTCTTGTACACAAGGTGCATCTCCCCTGATGGAACGGTTGAAGTCAATCTGGTGTGCAGCAAATCGCGTGTTGCACCCCTCAAGCCAATGACGATTCCACGCCTGGAGTTGTGCGGTGCTTTGCTACTGGCTCGGCTGGTCGA includes:
- the LOC134284131 gene encoding uncharacterized protein LOC134284131 → MSEEQTPQASRNITPKNLLDALIGEPTSYEPIEVQKLLKTRAQVKKAMAQRLEKAVDRRDMAKEKMLRIHAGMNQPDKNIHWLNLQLENLRRCYDEVERSYLEICDAVPRDQREDFKLQNIQIEEMYDHLYVNIQSGIAEWKAREEQSKLNALAPAYNPPQQPTAASNMPPHLHVPLPTFDGNLENWYSFKCMFQTIMGRYPNESAAIKLYHLKNALVGSAAGKIDQDVINNNDYSAAWKMLEDAYEDERLIIDTHIDALLSLPKMTAENGEELRKLIDTCTKHVDALKNRQLPVEGLAEMILVNVIAKRLDKETRKLWESQLSQDELPAYAEMIDYLRERVRILQKMTGYAEPRTTLKPKNKPEQKIPQARNFVQTKEVCHCCNGDHLIYKCGQFKELNVSSRYAKVKQAGLCFNCLRRGHRTVDCNSERSCKSCKRKHHSLLHDDKPVQQSSSAPSEQPAKPEERQEVAVQAGSVNCATSLMLKQQVLLSTAEVLVAGSGNVGLPCRVLLDSGSDSNLISEAFAKRLNLPMENINLPISGLNNAETRVKFKLTTKISSRVNPFNAILDFLVVPTITTNLPMMKVDIRSWSIPTSVDLADPSFHVPKEIQMIIGAELFFVLVKNGRMKLAEGAPMLVETDLGWVVSGPVKGHSSGPQGGICQLNLREEQINHTLVKFWELETVQEASPLTSREQAIEKHFEQTHFRDDTGRFTVRLPFNDNKGQLGDSLETARSRFDRLLRSFANKTKLKRYSEFMTEYQALGHMVEVFDNPVDCYFLPHHAVYKESSTTTKIRVVFDASAKTSSGLSLNDALDVGPTVQKDLITILLRFCCFPVVLTADIPKMYRQVQIHKDDRKYQRILWLTSTNEVGTFELTTVTYGCSSAPYLATRALMQLAKDEASDLPVAAKVVEENSYIDDFLTGGNTTEEVIEIYEQLTEMLRRGGFGVHKFCSNSEVVRSSIPTELQESQVKFEDADINNAIKTLGLIWNQHEDYFRFNVAPLDEKVPTKRSVLSAVGLLFDPCGYLGPVITTAKMLMQDLWRLKLKWDDELPEEPRKMWIDFRRQLPLVNTLQKKRCVVRSDAKQIELHGFADASLRAYGAVLYTRCISPDGTVEVNLVCSKSRVAPLKPMTIPRLELCGALLLARLVDKTVAAMGIPFKSVTLHLDSQVVLCWLEKSPFALNQFVSNRVAEILELTQTYQWQYVRSEQNPADLISRGVLPAEISTMDLWWNSSPFLWELDPKYNDERIKLSDNEVPELKPTVVVATTVQAKPLIVMTRLSNFRRLHRAWAYVLRFCKNVRTKNRDTSELKAQEMADALHAILKQIQKEEFGELFRALAGDEAKRNRYSGLAPFIDTDGLIRVGGRLKYSSIPYDGRHQILLPEKHHVTAILIQQLHEDNFHVGQRGLLSIVRERYWPINAQMLIKKIISKCHVCCRHNPRPVAQYMGNLPDYRITPAPVFSNTGIDYAGPIFLKEAGRKTVVYKAYICVFVCMATKAIHMEVVSNLTAGNFIAALQRFISRRGMVANIYSDNGTTFVGANHELAALRQLFEDQATQRKLTDFCISKGIQWHFIPPRSPHFGGIWEASVKSVKHHLKRVVGETKLTFEEVSTFLAQCEAILNSRPLIPVSNDPNDVEVLTPSHFLIQRPALSIPEPSYDEVKIGRLSRWQHVQLMKEHFWKRWSAEYLHHLQSRPKWHSGVTDIKIGALVVLKDDNTPPHQWHIGRIVATHPGADGIVRVVTVKTATSEFRRGVAKICLLPSVEPADSTGGE